From Zingiber officinale cultivar Zhangliang chromosome 5B, Zo_v1.1, whole genome shotgun sequence, the proteins below share one genomic window:
- the LOC121986186 gene encoding WAT1-related protein At5g64700-like → MVSENRALENIMLPLGMVAVQLFTMGMLLLSKVILTSGTTTVFSLLCYRNAVGALFMAPFAIFLEREMKNKLACSAFFWIFINALFGVVMAMGLYYYALEYTSASYAVNYLNLIPIVTFIIAVIIGFERLELNSKAGKMKVLGTLLSVGGAMVVSLYKGKTFHIGAFHLHRIESEAKAVAERNIFRGSLLLIGSNFSFALWFIVQVKVFKVFPSKYWTTMLTCLFGSLMAMLIGVALDRDLRPWKLDFNLNLLTIFYSGILNSGCTYCLISWAVSRRGPTYPSVFNPLSVIFTVIAESMFMGEEVTVGSLVGAILIIGGVYAFLWGGTEGHSALKISSLQDEQQLEDGLPT, encoded by the exons ATGGTGAGTGAGAATCGAGCTTTGGAGAACATAATGCTTCCGCTAGGCATGGTCGCAGTTCAACTCTTCACCATGGGCATGCTCTTGCTCTCCAAAGTCATCTTGACAAGCGGCACGACAACCGTTTTCAGTCTCCTTTGCTATCGCAACGCGGTAGGGGCTCTCTTCATGGCTCCTTTCGCTATCTTTCTTGAGAG GGAGATGAAAAACAAATTGGCTTGCTCAGCTTTCTTCTGGATTTTCATCAATGCATTGTTTGG GGTGGTGATGGCAATGGGGTTGTACTACTATGCTTTAGAATACACAAGTGCTTCATATGCAGTGAATTACTTGAACTTAATCCCAATTGTCACCTTCATCATAGCAGTCATCATTGG ATTTGAGAGATTAGAGTTAAACAGTAAAGCAGGGAAAATGAAGGTTCTTGGCACTTTGTTATCAGTAGGCGGAGCTATGGTGGTTAGTTTATACAAAGGTAAAACTTTCCACATAGGGGCCTTTCACCTTCACAGAATTGAGAGCGAGGCAAAGGCAGTCGCGGAGCGAAACATTTTTCGCGGTAGTCTCTTGCTGATAGGGAGCAATTTTAGCTTCGCATTATGGTTCATCGTGCAG GTTAAAGTCTTCAAAGTGTTTCCTTCAAAGTATTGGACTACAATGCTGACTTGCTTGTTTGGAAGCCTCATGGCAATGCTCATAGGAGTAGCTCTTGACAGAGATTTAAGGCCATGGAAGttagatttcaacttaaatttaTTAACCATCTTTTACTCA GGTATTCTAAATTCTGGATGCACATATTGCTTGATCTCATGGGCAGTCTCAAGAAGAGGTCCAACATATCCATCAGTGTTCAATCCATTATCAGTCATTTTTACAGTCATTGCTGAATCAATGTTTATGGGTGAAGAAGTCACAGTTGGAAG TTTGGTGGGTGCAATTTTGATAATTGGAGGAGTTTATGCATTTCTTTGGGGGGGAACAGAAGGGCATTCTGCACTGAAGATCAGCAGTCTTCAAGATGAGCAACAGCTTGAAGATGGGCTTCCAACTTAG
- the LOC121986184 gene encoding WAT1-related protein At3g30340-like: protein MAPGMLLCGGDGGCGGWWRRGRVVAMMLAIDAAFAVMNIMIKKALDAGTDRLALITFRQLVAAVVLLPVAHFRERKMRPKLTKSICLHLFFSAALGAALTQYLFLVGLQYTSATFACAFANILPVLTFLMALLFRLETLNLKQAAGILKAVGAVVCVAGALVLSLYKGATLTAAGGDNGGGGAGVSYSSRQRATATCTLFAACLCYASWFLVQSKVGQKYPAIYSGAALTFLISFLQAAALGLALQRGFSMWLLKSKLAIATVLYSGVVGSGVGFLAMSWCVEQRGPLFAAAFTPLTQILVAVIDTSLLHTQLYLGSVLGSALVIAGLYFLLWGKSKDGDQTHKCEANSKESNEEENKQQQQQQTV from the exons ATGGCTCCCGGGATGCTCCTCTGCGGCGGCGACGGCGGCTGTGGAGGCTGGTGGCGGCGCGGCAGAGTGGTGGCGATGATGCTCGCCATAGACGCCGCCTTCGCCGTGATGAACATCATGATCAAGAAGGCGCTCGACGCCGGCACCGACCGGCTCGCCCTCATCACCTTTCGGCAGCTCGTGGCCGCCGTCGTCCTGCTGCCCGTCGCCCACTTCCGCGAGAG GAAGATGAGACCGAAGCTGACGAAGAGCATCTGCCTGCATCTCTTCTTCAGCGCAGCGCTCGG AGCTGCCCTGACGCAGTACCTCTTCCTCGTCGGATTGCAGTACACGTCGGCAACCTTCGCCTGCGCCTTCGCCAACATCCTTCCCGTTCTCACCTTCCTCATGGCCTTGCTCTTCCG GTTGGAGACTCTGAATCTGAAGCAGGCAGCGGGGATCTTGAAGGCGGTCGGCGCAGTCGTGTGCGTCGCCGGCGCGTTGGTCCTCTCGCTGTACAAAGGCGCGACCTTGACGGCCGCCGGGGGGGATAACGGCGGAGGCGGCGCCGGCGTGTCCTACAGCTCGAGGCAGCGCGCGACGGCGACCTGCACTCTGTTCGCCGCGTGCCTCTGCTACGCCTCGTGGTTCCTGGTCCAGTCCAAGGTGGGGCAGAAGTACCCCGCGATCTACTCCGGCGCCGCCCTCACCTTCCTCATCAGCTTCCTTCAGGCGGCGGCGCTGGGCCTAGCCCTCCAGCGCGGCTTCTCCATGTGGCTCCTCAAGTCCAAACTAGCCATCGCGACGGTGCTGTACTCA GGGGTGGTGGGATCCGGCGTAGGGTTCCTGGCCATGTCCTGGTGCGTCGAGCAACGAGGCCCTCTCTTCGCCGCCGCCTTCACTCCTCTTACCCAGATCCTCGTCGCCGTCATAGACACATCGCTTCTCCACACGCAGCTTTACTTGGGAAG TGTTTTGGGATCTGCTCTGGTGATCGCCGGACTATATTTCCTGCTGTGGGGGAAGAGCAAGGACGGCGATCAGACGCACAAGTGTGAAGCCAATTCAAAGGAGAGCAATGAAGAGGAGAACaaacagcagcagcagcagcaaacaGTGTGA